One genomic region from Pyrobaculum islandicum DSM 4184 encodes:
- a CDS encoding thiamine ABC transporter substrate-binding protein — translation MSIRTLLAVVIIIAALLAALLAWQAFQQQSAKRLVIVGPAGISDLGKELAKKFSEKYGVNATFVPLGGAVEMVNELVRNRDNPPWDVTIGVPEFYYMVLIERGVLYCPGFKVEGVPAEEYWDPHGCVYPLDKSYIGIVYNETALAARGLKPPQTLDDLLKPEYKGLITYPNPVQSGTGLAVLSWVMSVKGEEEGWRYLKQLAGQISKIGYPSGFTPLRNALKRGDVLIALSWYSHAIDPGTPNIKAATYSAFLYREGVAVLKNARNRDLAVEFVKFALSKEGQDLVDPYNYMLPVRPDAVIKNNKGLPQPQSVVVYNSALGAKADEWRLRWQREIASG, via the coding sequence ATGTCCATTAGGACTTTATTGGCAGTTGTAATAATAATAGCCGCCCTCTTGGCGGCGCTCTTGGCTTGGCAAGCGTTTCAACAACAGTCGGCGAAGAGACTTGTGATAGTGGGCCCCGCCGGCATCAGCGATTTGGGCAAGGAGTTGGCTAAGAAGTTCAGCGAGAAATATGGCGTAAACGCCACCTTTGTCCCCCTAGGCGGCGCTGTGGAGATGGTAAACGAGTTGGTTAGAAACAGAGACAACCCGCCCTGGGACGTGACCATTGGGGTGCCTGAGTTCTACTACATGGTGCTTATCGAAAGGGGCGTGCTCTATTGTCCGGGCTTCAAGGTGGAGGGGGTGCCGGCCGAGGAGTACTGGGATCCCCACGGCTGCGTCTACCCGCTTGATAAGTCGTACATAGGGATTGTCTACAACGAGACAGCTCTCGCCGCGCGGGGCCTCAAGCCGCCTCAGACCCTCGACGATCTTCTGAAGCCTGAGTACAAGGGGCTTATCACATATCCCAACCCGGTTCAGTCCGGCACCGGCCTCGCCGTGCTCTCGTGGGTGATGTCTGTGAAGGGGGAGGAGGAGGGCTGGCGCTACCTCAAACAGCTGGCCGGCCAGATCTCTAAGATCGGCTATCCTTCAGGATTTACGCCATTGAGAAACGCATTGAAGAGGGGTGACGTATTGATCGCCCTCTCGTGGTACAGTCACGCCATCGACCCAGGCACGCCGAATATAAAGGCCGCGACGTACAGCGCCTTCTTGTATAGGGAGGGGGTGGCTGTGTTGAAAAACGCCAGGAATAGGGATCTGGCTGTGGAGTTCGTCAAGTTCGCACTGAGTAAAGAGGGGCAAGATCTTGTCGACCCATACAACTACATGCTCCCGGTTAGGCCAGACGCCGTTATTAAAAACAACAAGGGCCTCCCGCAGCCCCAGTCTGTGGTGGTGTACAACTCTGCCCTGGGCGCAAAGGCCGACGAGTGGAGGCTGAGGTGGCAGAGAGAAATCGCCTCTGGGTGA